The DNA sequence CGGCCTCCCGGCCGAGGCGGGGGTGCGAATCTCTTCTCTTCATCCAGGAGGACGACATGACCGCCATCAGCATTCCGACCCGGTCCTACGGCGACATCGCGGGGCACCGTGCCACGCGGCTGCGTCTGACGGCCCGCGGGCGACGGGTGCTGGCGTCGATCGCAGCGCTGCCGGCCGTGATCGCCCTGAGTCTTGCGGTCGTCAGCGGCGGCAGCGCTCTGGCCTCGCGCGACGCCGGCGCGCCGGCGGAGTCGTTCACGACCGTCACGGTGACGGCAGGGCAGTCGCTGTGGTCCATCGCCGAGCAGGTCGCGCCGGGTGCGGACCCGCGCGATGTGGTCGACGCGATCGTGCGCCTGAACGCGCTCGACGGCGTGACGGTGTCAGCCGGGCAGCAGCTCGCGATCCCGAGCGAGTACGACACCGCACCCTGAGTGCCGGCGGTCGCCTCTTCACGCGGACCGGGCGTCGCGGCGGCTCTACCATGGGAGAGGTGAGCATCCGCCTCGATGACCTTCCCCTGCGCGACCACCTCCGAGGGATGACGCCATACGGCGCCCCCCAGGCCGCGCTGCCCGTCGCCCTCAACGTGAACGAGAACACCCACCCCGTGCCGCAGGATGTGGCCGACGACATCCTGGATGCCGTCGCGCTCGCTCTCCGGGACGTGAACCGCTATCCCGATCGGGAGTTCACGGCGCTGCGCGAGGGCTTCGCGGAGTATCTCGGCTACGGGGTCACGCGCGAGCAGATCTGGGCGGCGAACGGCTCGAACGAAGTCCTGCAGCACGTGCTGCAGGCGTTCGGCGGGCCGGGCCGCACCGCGTTCGGCTTCGCGCCGACGTATTCGATGTATCCGCTTCTGACCCGCGCGACCGGTGCGGAGTGGATCGCCGGCACGCGCGGCCCGGACTTCTCCGTCGAGGTCGACGACGCGACGAGGCAGGTCGAGGAGGCGGCACCGGATGTCGTCTTCCTCTGCTCGCCCAACAACCCGACCGGCACACCGATGAGCCTCGAGGCGATCGCTGCGATCTACGACGCCACGGACGGCATCGTGGTGGTCGACGAGGCCTACCAGGAGTTCGCACCGCACGACGCGGGATCCGCCCTCGCGCTGCTGCCGGGCCGCGAGCGGATGGTCGTCTCGCGGACCATGAGCAAAGCCTTCGCGTTCGCCGGAGCCCGAGTGGGATACCTCGCCGCCGACCCCGCGCTCATCGACGCCCTCCGCCTCGTGCGCCTGCCGTACCACTTGAGCGCGCTCACGCAGGCGGCGGCATCCGCAGCTCTGCGTCACTCGCACACGATGCTCGCGATGGTCGATGAGATCGTCGCACAGCGCGACCGGATGTCAGCCACCCTCGACGCGATCGGTTACGACCCCTACGAGTCCTGGACCAACTTCGTGCTGTTCGGCGGCGTCGACGACCCCGCCGCCACCTGGCAGGGTCTGTACGACCACGGGGTACTGATCCGGGATGTCGGCATCCCTCACCACCTCCGTGTGACGGCCGGCACCGAGCAGGAGACGACCGCGTTCCTGGACGCGCTCGCCTCACTAGACTCGTCCTCATGAGCCGCCCCGGAAGCCCCCGCACGGCTTCGATCCGTCGCTCGACGAGCGAATCCACCGTCGAACTCGAACTCGACCTGGACGGGACGGGCCGCAGCCACATCGACACGACGGTGCCGTTCTTCGACCACCTCCTCACGGCGTTCGCGAAGCACTCGCTGACCGATCTGACCGTGCGGGCGTCCGGCGACACCGACATCGACGCGCACCACACCGTGGAGGACGTCGCGATCGTCCTCGGGCAGGCGATCCGTGAAGCGCTGGGTGACAAGTCCGGCATCTCTCGCTACGGCGACGCCCTCGTGCCGCTGGATGAAGCACTCGCGCAGGCGGTCGTGGACATCAGCGGACGCCCGTACCTCGTCCACGACGGTGAGCCCGCGGGCTACGAGTTGCACCTGATCGGCGGGCACTTCACCGGTTCGCTCGTGCGGCACACCTTCGAGGCGATCGCATTCAACGCCGGACTCACGGTGCACGTCCGCGTGCTCGCCGGCCGCGACCCCCATCACATCGCGGAGGCCGAGTACAAGGCCTTCGCCCGGGCGTTCCGTCAGGCGAAGGCACTCGACCCGCTGATCGAGGGTGTCCCGAGCACGAAGGGTGCTCTGTGACGGAATCCGCCACGCCGGACGAGCGCGCCGAACGGCCGCTCGTCGCGGTGCTGGACTAT is a window from the Microbacterium lacus genome containing:
- a CDS encoding LysM peptidoglycan-binding domain-containing protein encodes the protein MTAISIPTRSYGDIAGHRATRLRLTARGRRVLASIAALPAVIALSLAVVSGGSALASRDAGAPAESFTTVTVTAGQSLWSIAEQVAPGADPRDVVDAIVRLNALDGVTVSAGQQLAIPSEYDTAP
- a CDS encoding histidinol-phosphate transaminase; this translates as MGEVSIRLDDLPLRDHLRGMTPYGAPQAALPVALNVNENTHPVPQDVADDILDAVALALRDVNRYPDREFTALREGFAEYLGYGVTREQIWAANGSNEVLQHVLQAFGGPGRTAFGFAPTYSMYPLLTRATGAEWIAGTRGPDFSVEVDDATRQVEEAAPDVVFLCSPNNPTGTPMSLEAIAAIYDATDGIVVVDEAYQEFAPHDAGSALALLPGRERMVVSRTMSKAFAFAGARVGYLAADPALIDALRLVRLPYHLSALTQAAASAALRHSHTMLAMVDEIVAQRDRMSATLDAIGYDPYESWTNFVLFGGVDDPAATWQGLYDHGVLIRDVGIPHHLRVTAGTEQETTAFLDALASLDSSS
- the hisB gene encoding imidazoleglycerol-phosphate dehydratase HisB, which gives rise to MSRPGSPRTASIRRSTSESTVELELDLDGTGRSHIDTTVPFFDHLLTAFAKHSLTDLTVRASGDTDIDAHHTVEDVAIVLGQAIREALGDKSGISRYGDALVPLDEALAQAVVDISGRPYLVHDGEPAGYELHLIGGHFTGSLVRHTFEAIAFNAGLTVHVRVLAGRDPHHIAEAEYKAFARAFRQAKALDPLIEGVPSTKGAL